The sequence TGATGGGTACTACTTCCTATAGGTGCTCTATCTGTTCTGCGTAAAAGTGCTTTGATTCTGACTTGTAATTCTTCTAAATCAAAAGGCTTTGTTAAATAATCATCAGCTCCAGAATTAAATCCACTGACCTTATCTTTCGTGCCGCCCAAGGCAGTCAACATAAGAATTGGAATACCAGAAGTTCTTTCGTCTCTCCTCAAACGCTGACAAAGCGTAAGGCCATCTACTTTAGGGAGCATCAAATCAAGAACGATCAAGTCAGGTGAATACTGAAGCGCAAGAGCCTGACCTTTAATTCCATCTGCTGCACTCTGAACATCAAAACCACTGTGTACTAAATGACCTGTCACAAGATCACGCATGTCTTGGTCGTCTTCGATCAGCAAGATGCAAGGCTTCATTAGATCGGAGTCTGGGCTGAATGAGTAACAAGCAAAATGCTGTTACTTGTACTTTTACAGATTCTCTCAAGGTGTGTGTTGCCATGCAGAATTGACTTCGAGCTCACGATGTCTAGAAAATCGAGTGCAAGTCTTTCACTGACAAGGTTTTTGTCTTATCAACAACAACAGCTCATACGCTCTCTCTTTAGAAAGTCTTCCAAATCTGTCCATGGTCTGTTGTGGATTTGCTGAACTTAAAAACAAAACCACAGTTTTTAAACTGTGGTTTTGTAAAACTCCCCGGGCGGGATTCGAACCTGCGACCAATCGATTAACAGTCGACCGCTCTACCGCTGAGCTACCGAGGATGGAACGGGTTGAACCTAGCCCTCATACCCTCCGCCCTGCAAGTGGCTTTAAACGTTGAATTAGTAAATGACCAGAAAGCCAAGGTCCCACTTGGCCTTTCTCCATCCTTGCTGC comes from Prochlorococcus sp. MIT 1307 and encodes:
- a CDS encoding response regulator transcription factor → MKPCILLIEDDQDMRDLVTGHLVHSGFDVQSAADGIKGQALALQYSPDLIVLDLMLPKVDGLTLCQRLRRDERTSGIPILMLTALGGTKDKVSGFNSGADDYLTKPFDLEELQVRIKALLRRTDRAPIGSSTHQEILNYGPLTLVPERFEAIWFERPVRLTHLEFELLHCLLQRHGQTVAPSLILKEVWGYEPDDDIETIRVHVRHLRTKLEPDPRKPRFIKTVYGAGYCLELPTGAEIKDIQDLLAKTRKERQEEEERASA